A window of the Planococcus citri chromosome 4, ihPlaCitr1.1, whole genome shotgun sequence genome harbors these coding sequences:
- the LOC135842274 gene encoding mitochondrial intermembrane space import and assembly protein 40 translates to MSYCRKEGKDTIIFATKENHEEPSTVKLPPIEKPPGLILPDGNINWNCPCLGGMATGPCGIEFREAFTCFHYSKADPKGSDCLDPFRTMTQCMQNYPALYDSKDDESMYPEDDDEFEPIEPKESATNKVESASSSQSTSSKK, encoded by the coding sequence ATGTCGTACTGTCGTAAAGAAGGCAAAGACACTATTATCTTCGCAACCAAAGAAAACCACGAAGAGCCCAGTACTGTAAAATTACCACCGATTGAGAAACCTCCCGGATTAATTCTACCGGACGGTAACATCAACTGGAATTGCCCGTGCTTAGGTGGAATGGCAACGGGACCATGTGGTATTGAATTTAGAGAAGCTTTCACCTGTTTTCATTATAGTAAGGCTGATCCTAAAGGAAGTGACTGTTTGGATCCTTTTCGTACGATGACTCAATGTATGCAGAATTATCCGGCTTTGTATGATTCCAAAGATGATGAAAGTATGTATCCTGAGGATGATGACGAATTCGAGCCAATAGAGCCCAAAGAATCAGCGACAAATAAAGTAGAAAGTGCCTCGTCTTCGCAAAGTACTAGTAGTAAGAAGTGA
- the LOC135842273 gene encoding uncharacterized protein LOC135842273, which translates to MLLSGRFKFFSLVQFIVMYMGLFRNLPAICGAPEMRSGGNNLIEHQVTSDEAKQAVKDIEPDKMITVGCKSCSRVDIQYCLSDDVISDHCCCDRKFKERFPYIEHTCTLEDSPCQPVARDCSEYTRIVDCCCNQQLASKWKANYLKSCASRPQAPPIYESILSSYNLLVQYINVIFA; encoded by the exons ATGCTTTTAAGCGGCCGATTCAAATTCTTTAGTTTGGTGCAGTTTATCGTAATGTATATGGGATTATTTCGGAATCTGCCGGCAATCTGTGGTGCTCCGGAGATGCGTAGCGGTGGCAATAACCTTATAGAGCATCAGGTTACATCTGACGAAGCCAAACAAGCCGTAAAGGATATCGAACCGGATAAAA TGATTACAGTCGGATGCAAATCGTGCAGCCGAGTGGACATACAATACTGTCTTTCTGATGATGTGATATCGGATCACTGCTGCTGTGATAGAAAATTTAAAG aaaggTTCCCATATATAGAACATACTTGTACCTTGGAAGATTCTCCATGTCAGCCGGTTGCTCGAGACTGCAGcgaatatactcgtattgtGGACTGTTGCTGTAATCAACAATTGGCGAGTAAAT GGAAAGCGAATTACCTGAAATCGTGTGCGAGTAGACCTCAAGCACCTCCTATTTACGAGTCGATTCTTTCTTCTTATAATTTATTGGTGCAATATATAAATGTGATATTCGCTTGA